The following proteins are encoded in a genomic region of Hemibagrus wyckioides isolate EC202008001 linkage group LG29, SWU_Hwy_1.0, whole genome shotgun sequence:
- the LOC131348982 gene encoding mucin-2-like, producing the protein MKRKELRIVFILCIILKAVTGQTTSSDTSATSISSSDASTPGISTSVAGISETRAVTSTASPSSSDASTPGISTSVIRTSETIAVTSTALPSSSAGTTRGMTMGISTSVAETSETRVVKFSASPSFSTETTAGTTLENSASVTGTSESSVVPSTASPSSAGATARITLGISTNVSQTLPGSTSGTSVGVFGPSLITTRTSESSTTTGSTTVAATGAESATPTSERPSAGSVTVVPTASPAMTSTIVATTDITSVSANTGTTTTAAFGTSSILGTLTQVTSQPPSASPSGPTSAFTLEKTTGVTSQPPSDSPSGSASAFTLEKTTGATSQPPLASPSGSASAFTLEKTTGIPSQPPSSSPSGSTSAVTLEKTTGIPSQPPSSSPSGSTSAVTLEKTTGATSQPPSTSPSGSTSAFTLEKTTGATSQPPSASPSGSTSAVTLKKTTGVTSQPPSTSPSASTSAFTLEKTTGATSQPPSASPSGSTSAVTLEKTTGATSQPPSASPSGSASAVTLEKTTGATSQPPSTSPSASTSAFTLEKTTGATSQPPSASPSASPSAFTLEKTTGATSQPSSAAPSGSTSAVTLEKTTGATSQPPSASPSASTSAFTLEKTTGVRSQPPSASPSGSISAFTLEKTTGVTSQLPSTSPSGSTSAFTLVKTTGATSQPSSASPSASTSAFTLEKTTGVTSQPPSTSPSGSTSAFTLVKTTGATSQPSSASPSASTSAFTLEKTTGVTSQPPSTSPSGSTSAFTLEKTTGATSQPPSTSPSGSTSMFTLVKTTGVTSQPPSTSPSVLATANIRTTTAGGSSESPLSSTSGTIPKITTQTPTSGNTQQTPVTTAPSTPSTITTATVVTRNISIVSNAVFTNDLLDSSSTAFISRVNLTITELEPVLKGNFTSFIKITVVGFRSGSVITDMNIEFNNTAPSVDIIITSLLNAVTNLNITNVFATNTTLTTTATTPISTTTSITTAVNTTTTTSPTTTTAPTTTAPNTTTPTMTTTAPNTTAPTMTTTTAPTTTAPNTTAPTTTTAPNTTAPTTTTAPNTTAPNTTAPTTTTTTAPNTTAPTTTTTAPNTTAPTTTTAPNTTAPTTTTTTAPNTTAPTTTTTAPNTTAPTTTTTTAPTTTAPTKTTTTTAAMTTATATATTTTTTAPNTTAPNTTASATTTAPTVTTTTAAPTTTTAPTTTTTTTAPKTTAPTMTTTTTAAPPTTTTAPTTTTTTAPKTTAPTTTTTTTTAATTTTAATTTTTTTMTTTTTTEAVTIRPQPTIDLGVGLKVAFIAAYSDPQSKEFKELASLVTEKLDQVYKKLFGPLFLRTIVKAFKAQPIRADQNTEAEVSLVFNDSSTDPIPSGQQLATGLKAAIESDPTLSQQFDATAITVISEPVQVGVLFETNGTFTDALSITSSGSFTSRTLMIKNGLNPFFTEDFPNLFSLLTMTKYSNGTFNAPGNSILNTMDLAFNSTGNPNISQIAVTMFRAARNGTLPFEIFVKNITVNGTIFSSSNVSSKISVLMACFMVAVSLQFTRSS; encoded by the exons ATGAAGAGAAAAGAATTGAGAATCGTGTTCATACTGT GCATCATATTGAAAGCTGTAACTGGACAAACCACATCAAGTGACACATCTGCAACATCAATAAGTTCTTCCGATGCTTCAACACCGGGAATTTCAACAAGTGTTGCTGGAATATCAGAAACCAGAGCTGTCACATCTACAGCATCACCAAGTTCTTCTGATGCATCAACACCGGGAATTTCAACAAGTGTTATTAGAACATCAGAGACCATAGCTGTCACATCTACAGCATTACCAAGTTCTTCTGCTGGAACAACTAGAGGAATGACAATGGGGATTTCAACAAGTGTTGCTGAAACATCAGAAACCAGAGTTGTTAAATTCTCAGCATCACCAAGTTTTTCTACTGAAACAACTGCAGGAACGACACTGGAAAATTCAGCAAGTGTTACAGGAACATCAGAATCCTCGGTTGTCCCATCTACAGCATCACCAAGTTCTGCTGGAGCAACTGCAAGAATCACACTGGGAATTTCAACTAATGTTAGTCAGACACTTCCTGGATCAACTTCAGGTACTTCAGTAGGTGTTTTCGGACCATCATTGATTACAACACGCACATCAGAAAGCTCAACTACAACTGGATCAACTACAG TTGCAGCAACTGGTGCTGAATCTGCAACACCCACATCCGAAAGACCATCAGCAGGTTCAG TAACTGTAGTTCCTACTGCATCACCTGCAATGACTTCAACAATTGTAGCTACAACAGACATCACTAGTGTTTCAGCTAACACTGGCACTACCACAACTGCTGCCTTCGGAACATCATCTATCCTGGGCACATTAACACAAGTTACATCACAGCCACCATCAGCTTCTCCTTCAGGACCAACATCAGCTTTCACACTAGAAAAAACAACTGGTGTTACATCACAGCCACCGTCAGATTCTCCTTCAGGATCAGCATCGGCTTTCACACTGGAAAAAACAACAGGTGCTACATCACAGCCACCATTAGCTTCTCCTTCAGGATCAGCATCAGCTTTCACACTGGAAAAAACAACTGGCATTCCATCACAGCCACCATCATCTTCTCCTTCAGGATCAACTTCAGCTGTCACACTGGAAAAAACAACTGGCATTCCATCACAGCCACCATCATCTTCTCCTTCAGGATCAACTTCAGCTGTCACACTGGAAAAAACAACTGGTGCTACATCACAGCCACCATCAACTTCTCCTTCAGGATCAACTTCAGCTTTCACACTGGAAAAAACAACTGGTGCTACATCACAGCCACCATCCGCTTCTCCTTCAGGATCAACTTCAGCTgtcacactgaaaaaaacaacaggtgTTACATCACAGCCACCATCAACTTCTCCTTCAGCATCAACTTCAGCTTTCACACTCGAAAAAACAACTGGTGCTACATCACAGCCACCATCAGCTTCTCCTTCAGGATCAACTTCAGCTGTCACACTGGAAAAAACAACTGGTGCTACATCACAGCCACCATCAGCTTCTCCTTCAGGATCAGCATCAGCTGTCACACTGGAAAAAACAACTGGTGCTACATCACAGCCACCATCAACTTCTCCTTCAGCATCAACTTCAGCTTTCACACTGGAAAAAACAACTGGTGCTACATCACAGCCACCATCAGCTTCTCCTTCAGCATCACCTTCAGCTTTCACACTGGAAAAAACAACTGGTGCTACATCACAGCCATCATCAGCTGCTCCTTCAGGATCAACTTCAGCTGTCACACTGGAAAAAACAACCGGTGCTACATCACAGCCACCATCAGCTTCTCCTTCAGCATCAACTTCAGCTTTCACACTGGAAAAAACAACAGGTGTTAGATCACAGCCACCATCAGCTTCTCCTTCAGGATCAATTTCAGCTTTCACACTGGAAAAAACAACTGGTGTTACATCACAGCTACCATCAACTTCTCCTTCAGGATCAACTTCAGCTTTCACACTGGTAAAAACAACTGGTGCTACATCACAGCCATCATCAGCTTCTCCTTCAGCATCAACTTCAGCTTTCACACTGGAAAAAACAACTGGTGTTACATCACAGCCACCATCAACTTCTCCTTCAGGATCAACTTCAGCTTTCACACTGGTAAAAACAACTGGTGCTACATCACAGCCATCATCAGCTTCTCCTTCAGCATCAACTTCAGCTTTCACACTGGAAAAAACAACTGGTGTTACATCACAGCCACCATCAACTTCTCCTTCAGGATCAACTTCAGCTTTCACACTGGAAAAAACAACTGGTGCTACATCACAGCCACCATCAACTTCTCCTTCTGGATCAACTTCCATGTTCACACTGGTAAAAACAACAGGTGTTACATCACAGCCACCATCAACTTCTCCTTCAGTATTAGCTACAGCTAACATCAGAACCACCACTGCAGGTGGTTCATCAGAATCACCATTGAGTTCTACTTCAGGAACAATTCCTAAAATCACAACGCAAACACCAACTTCAGGCAACACACAGCAAACACCAGTAACCACAGCTCCAAGTACTCCTTCCACAATAACTACAG CAACAGTTGTGACACGAAACATTAGCATTGTCTCTAATGCAGTGTTTACTAATGACCTATTAGACTCGTCTTCAACTGCCTTCATTTCCAGAGTAAACCTTACCATTACTGAG cttgaACCAGTCTTAAAGGGGAACTTTACCAGCTTCATAAAGATAACTGTGGTTGGGTTCAG gTCTGGATCAGTCATCACAGATATGAACATAGAGTTCAACAATACTGCTCCCAGTGTTGATATTATCATTACCAGTCTACTGAATGCAGTTACGAATTTAAACATAACAAATGTTTTTG caacTAATACTACTCtgactactactgctacaacacCAATTTCAACAACAACTTCTATTACTACTGCAgtcaataccaccaccaccacctccccaacaacaacaacagcaccaacaacaacagcaccaaacacaacaacaccaacaatgacaacaacagcaccaaacacaacagcaccaacaatgacaacaacaacagcaccaacaacaacagcaccaaacacaacagcaccaacaacaacaacagcaccaaacacaacagcaccaacaacgacaacagcaccaaacacaacagcaccaaacacaacagcaccaacaacgacaacaacaacagcaccaaacacaacagcaccaacaacgacaacaacagcaccaaacacaacagcaccaacaacgacaacagcaccaaacacaacagcaccaacaacgacaacaacaacagcaccaaacacaacagcaccaacaacgacaacaacagcaccaaacacaacagcaccaacaacgacaacaacaacagcaccaacaacaacggcaccaacaaaaacaacaacaacgacagcagcaatgacaacagcaacagcaacagcaacaacgacaacaacaacagcaccaAACACAACAGCACCAAACACAACAGCATCAGCAACGACAACAGCACCAACAGTGACAACGACGACAGcagcaccaacaacaacaacagcaccaacaacgacaacaactacaacagcaccaaaaacaacagcaccaacaatgacaacaacaacaacagcagcaccaccaacaacaacaacagcaccaacaacgacaacaacaacagcaccaaaaacaacagcaccaacaacgacaacaacaacaacgacagcagcaacaacaacaacagcagcaacgaCAACGACGACAACAACAATGacgacgacaacaacaacagaagctGTAACAATTCGTCCACAGCCAACTATCGACCTGGGTGTTGGTCTCAAGGTTGCTTTTATTGCCGCATATAGTGATCCTCAGAGTAAGGAATTCAAAGAATTGGCTTCACTTGTGACTGAAAAG TTGGATCAAGTCTATAAAAAACTCTTTGGCCCTCTCTTCCTCCGCACCATCGTCAAAGCCTTCAA AGCTCAGCCAATACGTGCTGATCAAAATACGGAAGCAGAGGTGTCGCTTGTATTCAACGATAGCTCCACAGATCCCATCCCATCCGGACAACAACTAGCAACTGGACTGAAAGCTGCTATAGAAAGTGACCCTACTTTGAGTCAGCAATTTGATGCCACTGCAATTACTGTCATCA GTGAGCCAGTCCAGGTCGGTGTGCTTTTCGAAACAAATGGCACTTTTACAGATGCTCTCTCAATTACTAGTTCAGGGTCATTTACAAGCAGAACACTCATGATTAAAAACGGA CTTAACCCTTTTTTCACTGAAGACTTTCCAAATTTATTTAGCCTCTTAACCATGACAAAATACAg CAATGGAACGTTTAATGCACCTGGTAATTCAATTCTGAACACCATGGATTTGGCTTTTAACAGCACTGGAAATCCCAACATCAGCCAAATTGCTGTAACTATGTTTCGAGCAGCCAGAAATGGCACCCTTCCTTTCGAGATTTTTGTCAAGAATATCACGGTGAATGGCACAA TATTTTCTTCGAGCAATGTCAGCAGCAAGATCAGTGTGCTCATGGCGTGCTTCATGGTGGCTGTGTCACTTCAGTTCACACGGTCCAGCTGA